One genomic segment of Coraliomargarita parva includes these proteins:
- a CDS encoding UDP-N-acetylmuramoyl-tripeptide--D-alanyl-D-alanine ligase, whose translation MLYDPQAIEQWSGGQWQGEAPERITGFAFDARQLKPGECFFALSGGLRDGHEFVAQALLKGASAVVVERILPLDIPQLVVTDSLRAMGKIAAGIRSRFSKPVIGVTGSAGKTSTKEMLYAVLGPERTHATAGNWNNRIGVPMTLFGLDARKEDYAVIEAGINQPGEMALLGQMIAADLCIVTMIGAAHLELLGSLEGVAREKALLADFAVSDSPIILPNAALQYPSFRKLARRAIVLARQGEVIFGNPRVVVHYERSDAGPGRSCLRLEGEEFPECFELASRSHGICSNAALVILAARELGLDLGQVRERLSVWRPAPARGCVAESEGRWYYIDCYNANPSSMVDAMAAFAASVDESTPRCYVLGAMNELGESSVEWHRSTTAQLAPRAGDCLYLVGPKRLTTAYRDGALEAGWSAGSLREAENAENLKSFVAEREGAIFLKGSRSYALEMLLPETLR comes from the coding sequence ATGCTTTATGACCCGCAGGCAATTGAACAATGGTCCGGTGGACAATGGCAAGGCGAAGCGCCGGAGCGCATTACCGGATTCGCCTTCGATGCACGCCAGCTTAAGCCCGGCGAGTGCTTCTTTGCCTTGAGCGGAGGGCTGCGGGACGGACACGAATTTGTCGCTCAAGCCTTGCTCAAAGGGGCCTCGGCAGTTGTGGTTGAGCGTATCTTGCCATTGGACATTCCCCAGTTGGTGGTGACGGATAGCCTGCGCGCCATGGGCAAGATCGCCGCGGGGATCCGCTCGCGCTTTTCCAAGCCGGTGATCGGTGTCACCGGCAGCGCAGGTAAGACGTCGACCAAGGAGATGCTCTACGCTGTCCTGGGGCCGGAACGCACGCATGCGACAGCAGGCAACTGGAACAACCGGATCGGTGTGCCCATGACTCTCTTTGGCCTTGATGCCAGAAAAGAGGATTACGCGGTCATTGAGGCGGGCATCAACCAGCCGGGGGAAATGGCGCTGCTGGGCCAGATGATCGCGGCGGATTTGTGCATTGTGACCATGATCGGGGCCGCCCACCTCGAGTTGCTGGGTAGTTTGGAAGGCGTGGCTCGTGAAAAAGCCTTGCTCGCGGATTTCGCGGTGAGTGATTCGCCGATTATCCTGCCGAATGCGGCCCTCCAGTATCCTTCGTTTCGCAAGTTGGCGCGGCGTGCCATCGTCCTGGCCCGGCAAGGCGAAGTGATCTTCGGAAATCCGCGGGTGGTCGTTCACTATGAGCGGAGTGATGCGGGGCCGGGGCGGAGTTGTCTGCGCTTGGAAGGCGAAGAATTCCCCGAATGCTTTGAATTGGCGAGCCGGAGCCATGGAATTTGCAGTAATGCCGCCTTGGTCATCCTTGCAGCGCGGGAGCTGGGCTTGGACTTGGGGCAGGTTCGGGAACGCCTGTCCGTCTGGCGCCCTGCACCGGCGCGGGGCTGTGTGGCCGAATCTGAAGGGCGTTGGTACTACATCGATTGCTACAACGCGAACCCGTCCTCCATGGTGGATGCCATGGCTGCGTTTGCCGCTTCTGTGGATGAATCCACGCCGCGTTGCTATGTGCTGGGAGCGATGAATGAACTGGGAGAATCGTCAGTCGAATGGCACCGGAGTACGACTGCGCAGCTCGCTCCGCGGGCAGGGGACTGTCTCTATTTAGTCGGGCCCAAGCGATTGACGACCGCCTATCGTGACGGCGCCCTGGAGGCCGGGTGGTCCGCCGGATCTCTGCGTGAGGCAGAAAATGCGGAAAATCTGAAATCCTTCGTTGCCGAACGCGAAGGGGCCATCTTTCTGAAAGGGAGCCGGAGCTACGCATTGGAAATGCTGCTGCCCGAAACGCTCCGCTAA
- a CDS encoding UDP-N-acetylmuramoyl-L-alanyl-D-glutamate--2,6-diaminopimelate ligase: protein MIGLADFQISTLLAAASSRQSYSRRFKSESSRGSGSLNPRLEALVRGLPSKSRKLGSDARVTCLITDSRRVVPGALFFAIGGLRTDGNYYIEEAVDRGAVAIVTEQDLGARFPIDFIQVEDVREALAVVSRSFYDFPDKSLNMIGITGTNGKTTVSMLTQHLIGGQDQVGLIGTIRYDLGRRTLPSFRTTPESVDVYAMLSQMKDNGCKDAVMEISSHGIDQKRIYGMEIEVAAFLNLTQDHIDYHKSMDAYFRAKQGLFQGDAGSLPRKAVINVDCKYGRMLLSGMPTTMEVETFAIDQTADVQAREVQLFANRTEFLLSWPEGQVRVVSPLLGRYNVSNLLAALTIGRARGHKIEAMLERLPTFSSVPGRMERIDCGQDYNVLVDYAHTDDALKHACEMLRELTEGRLIVVFGCGGDRDRSKRAPMLQAVVSGADVVFATSDNPRSEPLDQIFIDMQEGLSSGSDVQFVEDRKRAISLALDAARPGDCVLIAGKGHEAYQEFNGTVIPFDDRHIARELIELKHPELGQG, encoded by the coding sequence ATGATCGGTCTCGCCGACTTTCAAATTAGTACGCTACTGGCAGCAGCCAGTTCCCGTCAGTCCTATTCCCGCCGCTTCAAATCCGAATCCAGCCGCGGTAGTGGTTCCTTGAACCCACGTCTGGAGGCACTCGTGCGCGGATTGCCTTCGAAGAGTCGCAAGCTGGGCTCGGACGCACGGGTGACCTGCCTGATCACTGACAGCCGACGGGTTGTTCCGGGTGCGCTCTTTTTTGCCATCGGCGGACTGCGGACCGATGGGAATTACTACATCGAGGAAGCTGTGGATCGGGGAGCGGTCGCGATTGTCACGGAGCAGGACCTGGGCGCACGCTTTCCCATCGACTTCATCCAGGTCGAGGATGTCCGCGAGGCATTGGCCGTCGTGTCCCGCAGCTTTTACGATTTTCCGGACAAGAGCCTGAACATGATCGGGATCACGGGGACCAATGGAAAGACCACGGTGTCAATGTTGACCCAGCATTTGATCGGCGGCCAGGACCAGGTCGGCTTGATCGGCACGATCCGCTATGATCTGGGGCGTCGGACCCTGCCATCCTTCCGCACGACACCGGAGTCGGTCGATGTCTACGCCATGCTTTCGCAGATGAAGGACAACGGCTGCAAGGATGCGGTGATGGAGATCAGCTCTCACGGCATCGACCAGAAGCGTATCTACGGGATGGAGATCGAGGTCGCCGCTTTCCTGAACCTGACCCAGGACCACATCGATTATCATAAGTCAATGGATGCCTATTTCCGGGCCAAACAGGGGCTGTTCCAGGGGGATGCCGGGTCGTTGCCGCGCAAGGCGGTCATCAACGTGGACTGCAAGTACGGGCGTATGTTGCTCTCCGGCATGCCCACCACCATGGAGGTCGAGACCTTCGCGATCGACCAGACGGCCGATGTGCAGGCACGCGAGGTGCAGCTCTTCGCGAACCGGACTGAATTCCTGCTTTCGTGGCCGGAGGGGCAGGTCCGGGTGGTCTCTCCCTTGCTGGGCCGTTACAACGTCAGCAACTTGCTGGCGGCTTTGACCATCGGGCGTGCGCGCGGGCACAAGATCGAAGCCATGCTGGAACGTCTGCCGACTTTTTCTTCGGTTCCGGGGCGGATGGAGCGCATCGATTGTGGGCAGGACTACAATGTTCTCGTCGATTATGCGCATACGGATGACGCCTTGAAACATGCCTGTGAGATGTTGCGCGAGCTGACTGAAGGCCGCCTGATTGTCGTCTTCGGCTGTGGCGGCGATCGCGACCGTTCCAAGCGTGCGCCGATGTTGCAAGCGGTGGTTTCGGGGGCGGATGTGGTCTTTGCCACATCGGACAATCCGCGCTCCGAGCCGCTGGACCAGATCTTTATCGACATGCAGGAGGGCCTGTCGTCGGGCTCGGATGTCCAGTTTGTCGAAGACCGCAAACGTGCGATCTCGCTGGCTTTGGATGCGGCGCGTCCGGGCGATTGCGTCTTGATTGCCGGCAAAGGGCATGAGGCCTATCAGGAATTCAACGGAACGGTGATCCCATTCGATGACCGGCACATTGCCCGTGAACTGATCGAACTGAAACACCCGGAGTTGGGGCAGGGCTGA
- the mraY gene encoding phospho-N-acetylmuramoyl-pentapeptide-transferase has product MLSYLADLEAYFGPLRLFRYITLRAAGAGLTSLVIGFMIGPWLFAKLRALRARQSLRGQDEVGELAKLHATKAQTPTMGGLMICISVVGSTLLWARPNVYVFTAMLVYVGLTVIGFLDDYLKVAKRNSAGLPGRWKLAGQALLTLLSVCVLMAFPESAARMRELWVPFYKDVLVTQMPFWFLIPFLFLILAGSSNAINLTDGVDGLAIGCTVTSALAYMIMAYVTSHALIADYLLISHNPQAGELTVVCSALLGASLAFLWYNSHPAEVFMGDTGSLALGGLIGMIAFMVHQPLTLIIVGGIFVMEAGSVILQVGSFKLRKKRIFRMSPIHHHFELGGWHENKVVIRFWILSLIFAMAGLATLKLR; this is encoded by the coding sequence ATGCTCAGCTATCTTGCCGACCTTGAAGCTTACTTTGGACCACTCCGCCTTTTTCGTTACATCACGCTTCGTGCTGCCGGTGCCGGGCTTACCTCGCTAGTGATCGGGTTCATGATCGGGCCCTGGCTGTTTGCCAAACTCCGTGCCCTCCGTGCCCGTCAATCGCTGCGCGGCCAGGATGAGGTCGGGGAATTGGCCAAGCTGCATGCCACCAAGGCGCAGACCCCGACGATGGGCGGGCTGATGATTTGCATTTCCGTGGTTGGCAGCACGCTGCTTTGGGCCCGACCGAATGTCTATGTCTTCACTGCCATGCTGGTCTATGTCGGACTCACGGTGATCGGTTTTCTGGATGATTACCTGAAGGTGGCGAAGCGCAATAGCGCGGGATTGCCGGGACGATGGAAACTGGCGGGGCAGGCGCTCTTGACCTTGCTTTCCGTGTGTGTGCTGATGGCTTTTCCGGAGTCGGCCGCGCGTATGCGGGAGCTTTGGGTCCCGTTCTACAAGGATGTACTTGTGACCCAGATGCCATTCTGGTTTCTGATCCCCTTCCTCTTCCTGATTCTCGCGGGTTCCAGTAATGCGATTAATTTGACGGACGGGGTGGACGGCTTGGCTATCGGCTGCACGGTCACTTCCGCGCTCGCCTACATGATCATGGCCTATGTGACCAGTCACGCCCTGATCGCGGATTATCTTTTGATCAGCCACAATCCGCAGGCCGGTGAATTGACTGTGGTCTGCTCGGCCTTGCTGGGAGCGAGCCTCGCCTTTCTCTGGTATAACTCGCATCCGGCTGAGGTTTTCATGGGCGATACAGGCTCGCTTGCGCTAGGTGGGCTGATCGGTATGATTGCCTTTATGGTGCACCAACCGCTCACCCTGATCATCGTCGGCGGTATCTTTGTCATGGAGGCGGGTTCGGTCATTCTCCAGGTCGGCTCTTTCAAGCTTCGTAAAAAGCGTATTTTCAGAATGTCGCCGATTCACCACCATTTCGAGCTGGGCGGCTGGCATGAAAACAAGGTGGTGATTCGTTTCTGGAT